ATTCGTTcacttgtttttgagacagggtctcttgctaagttgcttagggccttgttaaattgcggaggctggcctccaatttgggaGCTGTCACagcttcccaaatcactgggattacaggcattggcCATCTCACCCTGCACAGAGAGTAAGCTTAATGATAACTAAGGTCCATATATGTACATAGTTACTTACTATATGATCTTTAAGTCTGATGAACTTTATATATATctctttatttatgtttatgtggtgctgaggattgaacccagtgcctcagaagtgctaggcaagtgctctaacattgagctacaaccacagcccctgaTGAAGTTTACTTGTAATTTGCTTTTTAGACATTAATATTAATCTGTAGGTAATTATAAGCAGTCTATAGGAAATGTTAAAAGACCTTAGTGGAGTCAAACTAATGAAGTTGCAGAATAAAGTCAGTGTCAATTATTACAAGCTTGTATAAAATTACTTAGTTTACAACTGTAATAAATTAATAGTTTTGCACCACAAATATTTTAACAGTTTTACTAACATGGTTACAATCTTTGCCACTTATTAGAGGCTGATAATGTAGCTTAGAGGTTGAGTTTTGCCCTTCTTGTGGGAGCCCGAGTtcatccccagcattgcaaaataAATAATTAGTAACAAAATAGCCAGGCgccgtggcgcacacctgtaatctcagcagcttgagagactgaggcaggatgatcgcgagttcaaaaacagcctcagcaaaagcaaggtgttaagcaacaccgtgagaccatgtctctaaataaaataaggatgtggctcagtggttgtgtgcctctgagttcaatccccggtaccaaaaaccaaactggtccaggcctgtaatcccagcagtttgggaggctgaggcagaagaactgaaaattcaaagcaagcctcagcagtttagcaaaatcctaagcaacttggcaaggccctgtctcaaaaaataaaatgggttagggatgtagctcagtgttgatgcgcccctggattcaatccctagtaccccaaacaaaccaatCTTACAAGATGTAATAGGTGATTCAGAGCTTGAGGTTCTCCCCTGGGTCAAAATCCGTTCTCTCGTCGTTCATTATTGAAGTCTTAACTGAGGATTTGTAATGTTAGTCCCCATTGTTTTCCAGTTATGGCTAAATtaaagagttgttttttttttttttttaatgctgaactggggatagaacccagggcgctATACCACTGCGCTATATCCTGTCTCACTAAAGTGCCAtggctggcctcgaatttgcgATCCTCTAGCCTCAACCTCTCATGTCGGGGGAATTACGGGAGCCAGCCACCGAGCCCAGTCGAAAAGGGGGCTCCTAAAGTTCTGTTTCCACAACTGCCAGAGAGGAACTGTCTTCATTTTTTTCGATGGGAAAACTAGCCCAACTGGGAGTCAATCCAAGTGGGTGGCTGCAGAACTGCTGTCCTTACCACTTCCCTGGGGGTTCTAACATTCCCTTCTGTGACGCGGACCTCGCAAGCTCGGGAAACGAACCCCAGCTTCTGCACCGCCTTCGGGCGGGGAAAGCCGCGCGCGCGGGCGAGCCGGAAACCCGGTGTCTGCGTGCAGGAGCCCCGCCCTCCTAGGCGTGTCCTCGGGCGGGGGGCGGGGCCTGCTGCCGCGGGAATCCCAAACCCGCCCCTTTCCCCACCCCTCCATTTCTCGCCATGGCCCCTGCACTACTGCTGGTGCCAGCTGCCCTTGCTTCTTTCATCCTGGCCTTTGGCACTGGAGTGGAGTTCGTGCGTTTTACCTCCCTTCGACCACTTCTCGGAGGGATCCCGGATTCCGGTAGTCCGGGTGAGCGGGAGGAATCGAGTACTAGCTTTGAAACAGGGAGGTGGAGCCGGAGAAAAGGGTGCGAGGGCGGAGCTTGGAGACAAATGACAGTGGAAGTCTGAGCGAGGGAACTGGAATCGCGAAAGCTGCTCAAAAGCTGCAGGGTAGAGGGACCATAGGAACGGTTTGGCGAACCGTGAAACTAAAGACTGAGCGGGAGGGAAAGGGCTATAGACAATATTCTAAGAAAAGTATTTTGTAGAGAAAACTGCGGAGAGGGAAGTGTTACAAAGGGGCGATCCAGAGAATCCTCTCCAGCCATGCTTTTAGTGACAATCCAACATGCATTTTTCTATGAATTCTCTTTCCCAGGTCTGACAGAGGCCTAGGGAAGAGGGAGAAATACAAGGGATGGTAAAGTGAGAGGGGCCAGCCTAGATGGAAAACATTAACGCTTTGAAACCATTAAGGGACATGGTCTGGGACCCCAATGGGAAATGAGGGTAAGGGGAGACTTTCTATTTATCTTCTTGATGTTTTGTCCCTTTCTCCTTCAACTCCTCCAGATGCCCGCCAGGGATGGCTGGCTGCCCTGAAGGACCGCAGTGTACTTGCCTCCCTGGCTTGGGATCTGGGGCTCCTGCTACTCTTTGTTGGGCAGCACAGCCTCATGGCGACTGAGACAGTGAAGGCATGGACATCCCAGTACTTTGGGGTCCTTCAGAGGTCACTGTATGTGGCATGCACTGCTCTGGCCTTGCAGGTATGAGGACATGGCATCTGAGTCCCCAAGGGAGACAATCTGTGGGAGGCACCCCCTGGACTGGAGAAGCAAACTATGATTTTGAGAAGAGAACTGAGAATGCTAATCTTAGCTTCTATCCCTTCATGGCACATATCCTACTTTTTATCAAGAagggtgtacttgtcattccctAAGCACAAGATGTGCATTTTCACCTTTGCAACTTTGTTCACATTATCCTGCTTGAAATCCCCTCCTTAATTCCTTTTCAGTCCTACCATTTCTTTGAAACCACCTCCCTAGGTTTCAAGAGAAAGCTTGCTTTTCATTTAGCAGTTACCTATCTTCTCTTTGAGTGCCTAGTATTATCAGGCACCTATCAGGTCATCCCCATCCATTCTATAAATCCCTATCCATTCTGTAAATCCTCAGTGTGGATACAGGTCATCCTCACTTTCATGGGAGTTTACTCAGCACCCTCATAAATGGGAAAGGGGAACAGGCTCTGGGTCTGGGTTTCTTAAAAGTAGGCAGGTTGGCTGCTGGGATTCTTAGTTCCTCATCCTTCTCCAGTTGGTGATGCGGTACTGGGAACCTGTACCCAGAGGCCCAGTGTTGTGGGAGGCTCGGGCAGAGCCATGGGCCACCTGGGTGCCCCTCCTCTGCTTTGTGCTCCACGTCATTTCCTGGCTCCTCATCTTCAGCATTCTTCTCGTCTTTGACTACGCTGAGCTCATGGGCCTCAAACAGGTGAGGCTTCCAAATCCCTACCTAAGACCTCTGACCCCATTTAGAATTCTTTCCAAAGATTTTCCTCTTCCACCTGCCTGCCCCCCTGCTATTCTACCTTCTCCCTTGCTTTttatcctctcctctctctctttcttttttctttttctgtgctagggatctctttttttttttttttttttctttttgtggtgctggggatcaaacccagggc
This region of Callospermophilus lateralis isolate mCalLat2 chromosome 6, mCalLat2.hap1, whole genome shotgun sequence genomic DNA includes:
- the Nrm gene encoding nurim isoform X1, whose product is MAPALLLVPAALASFILAFGTGVEFVRFTSLRPLLGGIPDSGSPDARQGWLAALKDRSVLASLAWDLGLLLLFVGQHSLMATETVKAWTSQYFGVLQRSLYVACTALALQLVMRYWEPVPRGPVLWEARAEPWATWVPLLCFVLHVISWLLIFSILLVFDYAELMGLKQVYYHVLGLGEPLALKSPRALRLFSHLRHPVCVELLTVLWVVPTLGTDRLLLALLLTLYLGLAHGLDQQDLRYLRAQLQRKLHLLSRPQDGETE
- the Nrm gene encoding nurim isoform X2; the protein is MAPALLLVPAALASFILAFGTGVEFVRFTSLRPLLGGIPDSDARQGWLAALKDRSVLASLAWDLGLLLLFVGQHSLMATETVKAWTSQYFGVLQRSLYVACTALALQLVMRYWEPVPRGPVLWEARAEPWATWVPLLCFVLHVISWLLIFSILLVFDYAELMGLKQVYYHVLGLGEPLALKSPRALRLFSHLRHPVCVELLTVLWVVPTLGTDRLLLALLLTLYLGLAHGLDQQDLRYLRAQLQRKLHLLSRPQDGETE